A stretch of the Sorangium aterium genome encodes the following:
- a CDS encoding serine/threonine-protein kinase, with protein sequence MSSPDETTIAPGDVLLGKYRVESVLGRGAMGLVVAARHLALDERVAIKVLLPKYVRDPEILQRFLREGRAAVRVRSQHVVRVADVGTLESGAPYMVMDHLEGRDLAAVLAESGRLAVPVAVELVLQVCEALAEAHAQGIVHRDVKPSNLFVTRNADGSPCVKVLDFGISKMTHAEDHALTRVGGVLGSPLYMSPEQLRSSSDVDGRADIYSLGVVLFELLTGRTPFFAQELAQLVYLVTQGEPQRPRALRPDLPEPLEQVILAAIARDRDRRFPTVADLALALVPFAPPHARAAAERLFGALRGALPAGTLTPGAPRVAPAVTAAGATLPAATVPLDAGALTIAPLGTTNRKPASRDRRAASIAIGIGLAVVSGGLLLWRLPDRAPRDIEREAASAAGPQGAAPEPRPAQPSAAPDAAVEPAASAAPDAAVAAAAGAAPSSAAPRASAEGPPPEARATAPAAQKPARPGGSAQPAKRGAPQVKRPSSTDPFSRDVF encoded by the coding sequence ATGTCGAGCCCCGACGAGACCACGATTGCCCCCGGGGATGTCCTCCTCGGCAAGTATCGCGTGGAGAGCGTCCTCGGACGGGGCGCCATGGGGCTCGTCGTCGCCGCGCGCCACCTCGCCCTCGACGAGCGCGTCGCGATCAAGGTGCTGTTGCCGAAGTACGTGCGGGATCCGGAGATCCTCCAGCGCTTTCTGAGGGAGGGGCGCGCCGCCGTGCGCGTTCGCAGCCAGCACGTCGTGCGCGTCGCCGACGTCGGCACGCTCGAGAGCGGCGCGCCGTACATGGTGATGGATCACCTCGAGGGGAGGGACCTCGCCGCCGTGCTCGCGGAGAGCGGGCGCCTCGCGGTGCCCGTTGCCGTCGAGCTCGTGCTCCAGGTCTGCGAGGCGCTCGCGGAGGCGCACGCGCAAGGCATCGTCCACCGGGACGTGAAGCCGAGCAACCTGTTCGTCACGCGGAACGCGGACGGTTCGCCGTGCGTCAAGGTGCTCGACTTCGGGATCTCCAAGATGACGCACGCGGAGGACCACGCGTTGACGCGGGTGGGGGGAGTGCTCGGCTCGCCCCTCTACATGTCCCCCGAGCAGCTCCGCTCCTCGAGCGACGTCGACGGCCGCGCGGACATCTATTCGCTGGGCGTCGTCCTCTTCGAGCTGCTCACGGGGCGGACGCCGTTCTTCGCGCAGGAGCTCGCGCAGCTTGTCTACCTGGTCACGCAGGGGGAGCCGCAGCGGCCGCGCGCCCTCCGCCCGGACCTCCCGGAGCCGCTGGAGCAGGTGATCCTCGCTGCGATCGCGCGCGATCGCGATCGCCGGTTCCCGACCGTCGCGGATCTCGCGCTCGCGCTCGTGCCGTTCGCCCCGCCGCACGCGCGCGCGGCGGCCGAGCGCCTCTTCGGCGCGCTGCGCGGCGCGCTCCCGGCCGGGACCCTGACGCCCGGCGCTCCTCGCGTGGCGCCGGCGGTCACGGCGGCCGGGGCGACCCTGCCCGCGGCGACCGTGCCCCTCGACGCGGGAGCGCTCACGATCGCGCCGCTCGGTACGACGAACCGCAAGCCAGCGTCGCGCGACAGGCGCGCCGCTTCGATCGCGATCGGGATCGGGCTTGCGGTCGTGAGCGGCGGCTTGCTCCTCTGGCGCCTTCCGGACCGGGCCCCGCGCGACATCGAGCGCGAGGCCGCGTCGGCGGCCGGCCCGCAGGGCGCGGCCCCGGAGCCGCGCCCCGCGCAGCCGAGCGCCGCGCCGGACGCTGCCGTCGAGCCTGCCGCCAGCGCCGCGCCGGACGCTGCGGTCGCCGCGGCCGCCGGTGCCGCGCCGTCCAGCGCCGCTCCCCGCGCGTCGGCCGAGGGGCCGCCGCCCGAGGCGCGCGCCACCGCCCCCGCCGCGCAGAAGCCCGCGAGGCCGGGCGGCTCCGCGCAGCCGGCGAAGCGCGGCGCGCCGCAGGTGAAGCGGCCCTCCAGCACCGACCCGTTCTCGCGCGATGTCTTCTGA
- a CDS encoding CAP domain-containing protein — protein MSEGTWSGSLDPECDPGDISAEGRANALRLFNLYRWLADLPPVVTEPTRDAQAQACALMMDANNSLSHEPPESWKCYSKTGADGARTSNISSGPGVASVQGYLIDPGNETTFGHRRIILANDLGPIGLGSTGKSGASCMQNIGGTGRAGKEWTAWPPPGVFPMQAYADRWSSLSDTGWSIQSEDIELENAEVTITSAGAPLAVDVEPLQGRYGSTNAIRIVPNGWDPEAGNTYSVSVSGISATIAYDVVFVDCE, from the coding sequence ATGAGCGAAGGCACGTGGAGCGGCTCGCTCGATCCCGAGTGCGACCCGGGAGACATCTCTGCCGAGGGTCGAGCGAACGCGCTCCGGCTCTTCAACCTGTACCGCTGGCTGGCGGACTTGCCCCCGGTCGTGACCGAGCCCACCCGCGACGCTCAGGCCCAGGCCTGCGCGCTCATGATGGACGCGAACAACTCGCTCTCGCACGAGCCGCCGGAGAGCTGGAAGTGCTACTCGAAGACAGGCGCGGACGGCGCGAGGACAAGCAACATCTCGAGCGGCCCCGGCGTTGCGAGCGTTCAGGGCTATCTGATCGACCCCGGGAACGAGACGACCTTCGGCCACCGGCGCATCATCCTTGCGAACGATCTCGGTCCGATCGGCCTCGGCTCCACCGGGAAGAGCGGCGCCTCCTGCATGCAGAACATCGGAGGGACGGGGCGCGCAGGCAAGGAGTGGACGGCATGGCCTCCGCCCGGGGTGTTCCCGATGCAGGCGTATGCCGACCGCTGGAGCTCCCTCAGCGACACCGGCTGGTCGATTCAAAGTGAGGACATCGAGCTCGAGAACGCCGAGGTGACGATCACGAGCGCCGGAGCCCCTCTGGCCGTCGACGTCGAGCCGCTCCAGGGGCGCTACGGCTCGACGAACGCCATTCGCATCGTGCCGAACGGCTGGGACCCTGAAGCCGGCAACACCTACTCCGTGAGCGTCTCCGGAATCTCGGCGACCATCGCCTACGACGTCGTGTTCGTCGACTGCGAGTAG
- a CDS encoding peptide-N-glycosidase F-related protein — protein MTFGRTLRRAIPCLCPLALLAACTEEQPSDAGAGGGTGTSESTGSTSTATGTSAGTGGAGESDGSGGSGGSGGVPSRDPEEVPVLENVVFYDGYAETVDEPIPDGVIRHNNSLVATRLTDELLAKVQTTLKVRVVVGALCDNYDRLGSVNLALVPKGAQTYVPGEVDRIEVARFVTPFMDMNKQPTTVPYEWEASNLVPILKDPDLLADHDIWFELGIFGVPYAANDEVPGCAGRNDTQLGSLMLYTDSTKEAQDFSVLLPLAISEDFNNYATGASDKVGTTRKTVRFELPADTQNAQLVLITSNHGANEGGEEYIRREHYVYVDGELALQYKPGRTSCEPFRKYNTQGNGIYGRSPRSDAQWQSFSNWCPGDAIDTRIVPWGAASAGMHEFVIDVPDATFVGGEGNFPFSLYVQAQ, from the coding sequence ATGACCTTCGGCCGCACCCTGCGTCGCGCGATCCCATGCCTCTGTCCGTTGGCCCTGCTCGCCGCGTGCACGGAGGAACAGCCCTCGGACGCGGGCGCCGGCGGAGGCACCGGGACCTCCGAGAGCACCGGGAGCACGAGCACCGCGACCGGGACCAGCGCGGGCACCGGCGGCGCTGGCGAGAGCGATGGCAGCGGCGGCAGTGGAGGCAGCGGCGGCGTGCCGTCACGGGACCCCGAGGAGGTCCCGGTGCTGGAGAACGTCGTGTTCTATGACGGCTACGCCGAGACGGTCGACGAACCGATCCCGGACGGCGTGATCCGCCACAACAACTCGCTGGTCGCGACCAGGTTGACCGACGAGCTGCTCGCCAAGGTCCAAACCACCCTGAAGGTCCGCGTGGTCGTGGGAGCGCTGTGCGACAACTACGACCGACTCGGCTCGGTCAACCTGGCGCTGGTCCCCAAGGGCGCCCAGACCTATGTTCCCGGCGAGGTCGACCGGATCGAGGTCGCGCGGTTCGTCACGCCGTTCATGGACATGAACAAGCAGCCGACGACGGTCCCCTACGAATGGGAGGCCAGCAACCTCGTACCGATCTTGAAGGACCCCGACCTCCTGGCCGATCACGATATTTGGTTCGAGCTGGGCATCTTCGGCGTGCCTTACGCCGCGAACGACGAGGTCCCCGGCTGCGCCGGTCGCAATGACACGCAGCTCGGATCCCTGATGTTGTACACCGACAGCACGAAGGAGGCCCAGGACTTCAGCGTCCTGTTGCCGCTCGCGATCAGCGAAGATTTCAACAATTACGCGACGGGCGCCAGCGACAAGGTCGGCACGACCCGCAAGACCGTCCGCTTCGAGCTGCCGGCAGACACACAGAACGCGCAGCTCGTATTGATCACATCGAATCACGGCGCCAACGAGGGCGGCGAGGAGTATATTCGCCGCGAGCACTACGTGTACGTCGACGGCGAGCTGGCCTTGCAGTACAAGCCCGGGCGCACGTCGTGCGAGCCGTTTCGCAAGTACAACACCCAGGGCAACGGCATCTACGGGCGGTCCCCGCGGTCGGACGCACAGTGGCAGTCGTTCAGCAACTGGTGCCCCGGCGACGCGATCGACACCCGGATCGTCCCGTGGGGGGCGGCGAGCGCCGGTATGCACGAATTCGTGATCGACGTCCCCGACGCGACCTTCGTCGGCGGGGAGGGCAACTTCCCGTTCTCGCTCTACGTGCAGGCTCAGTGA
- a CDS encoding trypsin-like serine peptidase yields the protein MSKHLFRTAPFLGILITTGCAATAGVDELDDEPVGEAESALAAEMTLSPNQRIVNAASLYTANPDIAVSQFAEASLGGYCNGVMIGPNVFFSAAHCGGGPTTITFRTYRNGSTATSDTEAFTCDAMEQTFNDTDGVLFFCWPNAAGENPGDKYGYVDFDVSPPVVGQQIYSISANNQQNGSLPFDTRMFANGQVTSVTGAGHWFTPSSAPNTGVEMNVWGEGGMSGSPHFNAANGKMIIAPLSTACSAGCWGRNALSMRDLLYWGYINPSFDPAAQGPTVNVSLVTSLGLTPASYYGWADKELDWEFDIQRDLERLRGEARRDWYNLGFDSQRRNALWDLTALATFDLANRWARINRTTGAGYADALSHGKLNLAAGSYRITLMTYTQASQYSSSLWVGLKSGATWVGGEYVANTVGSGWQMHTLEVNAPSDGLTLGLGVYGTADILVSAPSVVKSTAVMNFDTFDKRTNWRNDIDGSRAQVVPDGRVTGAPNWAVRVTQSATGYPVRNRQLALAAGRPYQICFDARRTTASGSSQAELRVVSGGAQVMWTSFSPSSAWSTTCSASFTPPSDDNNLQIRVTTGDPVLVDNIAITAM from the coding sequence ATGTCGAAGCACCTCTTCCGCACCGCACCGTTCCTCGGAATCCTGATCACCACCGGCTGCGCCGCGACAGCCGGCGTCGATGAGCTCGACGATGAGCCGGTCGGAGAGGCCGAGAGCGCGCTCGCCGCCGAGATGACGCTCAGCCCGAACCAGCGGATCGTCAACGCCGCAAGCCTATACACCGCGAACCCGGACATCGCGGTGAGCCAGTTCGCCGAGGCGTCGCTGGGCGGCTACTGCAACGGCGTGATGATCGGCCCGAACGTCTTCTTCAGCGCGGCCCACTGCGGGGGCGGGCCGACGACCATCACCTTCCGGACGTACCGGAACGGCAGCACGGCCACGTCGGACACGGAGGCCTTCACGTGCGACGCGATGGAGCAGACGTTCAACGACACGGACGGCGTGCTCTTCTTCTGCTGGCCGAACGCCGCCGGCGAGAACCCGGGCGACAAGTACGGCTACGTCGATTTCGATGTGTCGCCGCCCGTCGTCGGACAGCAGATCTACAGCATCTCGGCGAACAACCAGCAGAACGGCAGCCTCCCCTTCGACACGCGCATGTTCGCGAACGGCCAGGTCACGAGCGTCACCGGCGCGGGGCACTGGTTCACCCCGTCCTCGGCGCCGAACACCGGCGTCGAGATGAACGTCTGGGGAGAAGGGGGCATGAGCGGCTCGCCCCATTTCAACGCGGCGAACGGAAAGATGATCATCGCCCCGCTCTCCACGGCGTGCTCCGCCGGGTGCTGGGGCCGCAACGCGCTCTCGATGCGCGATCTGCTCTACTGGGGGTACATCAACCCGAGCTTCGACCCCGCGGCCCAGGGCCCCACGGTCAACGTCTCGCTCGTCACGAGCCTCGGCCTCACCCCGGCCAGCTACTACGGCTGGGCGGACAAGGAGCTCGACTGGGAGTTCGACATCCAGCGCGACCTCGAGCGGCTGCGCGGCGAGGCCCGGCGCGACTGGTACAACCTCGGCTTCGACAGCCAGCGCCGCAACGCGCTCTGGGACCTCACCGCGCTCGCGACCTTCGACCTGGCGAACCGGTGGGCGCGCATCAACCGCACGACCGGCGCGGGCTACGCCGACGCGCTGTCGCACGGCAAGCTGAACCTGGCCGCGGGCAGCTACCGGATCACGCTCATGACCTACACGCAGGCGAGCCAGTACTCGAGCTCGCTGTGGGTGGGGCTGAAGAGCGGCGCGACGTGGGTCGGGGGCGAGTACGTGGCGAACACCGTGGGTTCGGGCTGGCAGATGCACACGCTCGAGGTGAACGCCCCGTCCGACGGGCTCACGCTCGGGCTCGGCGTGTACGGGACCGCCGATATCCTCGTGTCCGCGCCGAGCGTGGTGAAGAGCACCGCGGTCATGAACTTCGACACCTTCGACAAGCGCACGAACTGGCGCAATGACATCGACGGGAGCCGGGCGCAGGTGGTCCCTGACGGGCGGGTGACGGGTGCGCCCAACTGGGCGGTTCGCGTGACGCAGAGCGCGACGGGCTACCCGGTGCGCAACCGCCAGCTCGCGCTGGCCGCGGGGCGGCCGTACCAGATCTGCTTCGACGCGCGCAGGACCACCGCGAGCGGGTCTTCCCAGGCCGAGCTCCGCGTCGTGAGCGGCGGCGCCCAGGTGATGTGGACGAGCTTCTCGCCCTCGAGCGCCTGGAGCACCACCTGCTCGGCGTCGTTCACCCCGCCGTCGGACGACAACAACCTGCAGATCCGCGTCACGACCGGAGATCCGGTCCTCGTCGACAACATCGCGATCACCGCGATGTGA
- a CDS encoding AraC family transcriptional regulator — protein MDALSELLSSVRARSASWACLDARAPWGVALRGRPSTFCVHHVVSGAAWVSAENDGHALALATGDVAVVPHGRAHSLRDRADTPLVAFEALPGVRAGGDERVWRLTLGGVGTEARVTSALVELEDPFSVPIVSSLPPVFRLAGAGAGQTALVEHLRLLAREIESRPFGSDLALARMADVLFIHVMRAYVETLGDEPSHSCRSLELVSALRDPGVATALGLMSGRPEHPWTVASLAEQVGLSRSAFAARFTSLVGEPPLGFLTRMRMQRATMLLREGATLALASQLTGYASEASFSHAFRQWSGMAPGAYRRQQHVRQSNPPAEPGARPRAGGGQDPPARRAARA, from the coding sequence ATGGACGCGCTGAGCGAACTCCTGTCCTCGGTTCGAGCGAGGTCGGCGTCGTGGGCTTGCCTCGACGCGAGGGCGCCATGGGGCGTCGCGCTTCGAGGTAGGCCTTCGACCTTCTGCGTCCACCATGTGGTGAGCGGCGCGGCCTGGGTCTCGGCCGAGAACGACGGCCACGCGCTCGCCCTGGCGACCGGTGATGTCGCCGTGGTACCGCATGGCCGGGCGCATTCGCTCCGTGATCGTGCCGATACGCCGCTCGTCGCTTTCGAAGCGCTGCCCGGGGTCCGCGCGGGCGGTGACGAGCGCGTGTGGCGCCTGACCCTGGGCGGTGTGGGGACCGAGGCGAGGGTCACGTCGGCGCTCGTCGAGCTCGAGGATCCGTTCTCCGTCCCGATCGTGTCGTCGTTGCCGCCCGTGTTCCGGCTCGCGGGTGCGGGCGCGGGTCAGACGGCGCTCGTGGAGCACCTCCGTCTCCTCGCGCGCGAGATCGAGTCGAGGCCGTTCGGCTCCGATCTCGCGCTCGCCCGCATGGCAGACGTGCTGTTCATCCACGTGATGCGGGCATACGTCGAGACGCTGGGCGACGAGCCTTCGCACTCGTGTCGATCGCTCGAGCTGGTGAGCGCGCTGCGCGATCCGGGCGTGGCCACGGCCCTGGGCCTGATGAGCGGCCGACCGGAGCATCCGTGGACGGTCGCCTCGCTCGCCGAGCAGGTCGGGCTGTCGCGGTCCGCCTTCGCTGCGCGCTTCACGAGCCTCGTCGGCGAGCCGCCGCTCGGCTTCCTCACGCGGATGCGCATGCAGAGGGCGACGATGTTGCTGCGCGAAGGCGCGACGCTCGCGTTGGCGTCTCAGCTCACCGGCTACGCATCGGAGGCCTCGTTCAGCCACGCGTTCCGACAGTGGTCGGGCATGGCGCCGGGGGCCTACCGTCGCCAGCAGCACGTGCGCCAGAGCAATCCACCAGCTGAGCCAGGCGCCCGGCCCCGAGCCGGGGGAGGCCAGGATCCGCCAGCCCGACGAGCCGCAAGGGCGTGA
- a CDS encoding RNA polymerase sigma factor — MSLLATARERRPRAISAPGGPVPSFEQLFFEHAPFVWRALRRLGVHEADAEDVCQEVFMIVHRRLASFERRSSVQTWIYGICIRVAADYRKRAHRRRESARAELPDQEAHEDQHGALEDREARALLDACVQTLDDDKRAVFVLFELEELPMTEVAEAVGCPLQTAYARLYAARRVVEAALRRATAGRRMP; from the coding sequence ATGTCCCTGCTCGCCACCGCGCGCGAACGCCGGCCGCGCGCGATCTCCGCGCCGGGAGGCCCGGTCCCGTCCTTCGAGCAGCTCTTCTTCGAACACGCGCCGTTCGTCTGGCGCGCGCTGCGGCGGCTCGGCGTCCATGAGGCCGACGCGGAGGACGTCTGCCAGGAGGTCTTCATGATCGTCCACCGGCGCCTCGCGAGCTTCGAGAGGCGATCGTCGGTCCAAACCTGGATCTACGGCATCTGCATCCGGGTCGCGGCCGACTACCGCAAGCGCGCCCACCGGCGCCGCGAGTCCGCGCGCGCCGAGCTGCCCGACCAGGAAGCGCACGAGGACCAGCACGGGGCGCTCGAGGACCGTGAGGCGCGCGCGCTCCTCGACGCGTGCGTCCAGACGCTGGACGACGACAAGCGCGCTGTGTTCGTGCTGTTCGAGCTGGAGGAGCTGCCGATGACGGAGGTCGCCGAGGCGGTGGGCTGCCCGCTCCAGACGGCGTACGCGCGGCTCTACGCGGCGCGCCGCGTGGTCGAGGCCGCCCTGCGGCGCGCCACGGCCGGGAGGAGGATGCCTTGA
- a CDS encoding extracellular catalytic domain type 1 short-chain-length polyhydroxyalkanoate depolymerase, which yields MTTTLRFVAPAAASLATVLLAISPSLAASWQTRVNYGGNTPMDLYVPDKVDASPGIVVSLHYCSGNAGNAHGWFQGLADQHGFLIITPQAGGNCFDATPARSGEREAITKMVQYAITQHHADPTRVFAAGASSGACMTNALLAAYPDVFAGGSVLAGVPAGAWTGGNAYGWTTPANRTAAQWGDIVRKASPNFTGARPRIQLWHGTADTTLNYDPNFPAEIAQWTNVLGLSQSDSKTSSFKGSSDTWSRASYSNAAGTLVLETNSAQGAPHDLSGRGLWADAVRFFGLDMDPPSTGEGAGGGDGTGGSDASGGGSSASGAGGEGGSANGATSGAGGNASGSTASSGATSSGATTGGAAQGTSGATTGGSTSNAGGSTSSGDSDPTTTGGDSASDDGGCSFNVASRGRLPGGALVGLLVAGLGALARRRRRSAA from the coding sequence ATGACCACCACCCTTCGATTCGTCGCGCCCGCCGCCGCTTCCCTCGCAACTGTATTGCTCGCGATCTCGCCGTCATTGGCGGCTTCGTGGCAGACCCGGGTCAACTACGGCGGGAACACGCCCATGGACCTCTATGTCCCGGACAAGGTCGACGCTTCGCCGGGGATCGTGGTCTCGCTGCACTACTGCAGCGGGAACGCAGGAAACGCTCATGGCTGGTTCCAGGGTCTGGCGGATCAGCACGGCTTCCTCATCATCACGCCGCAAGCGGGCGGCAACTGCTTTGACGCAACGCCCGCGCGCAGCGGTGAGCGAGAGGCCATCACCAAGATGGTCCAGTACGCCATCACACAGCACCACGCCGATCCGACCCGGGTCTTCGCTGCGGGGGCGTCCTCCGGCGCTTGCATGACGAACGCGCTCCTCGCTGCCTACCCCGACGTGTTCGCCGGGGGTTCGGTGCTGGCTGGTGTTCCCGCCGGCGCCTGGACGGGAGGAAACGCCTATGGCTGGACGACCCCTGCCAACAGGACCGCTGCCCAGTGGGGTGACATCGTGCGCAAGGCGAGCCCGAACTTCACGGGCGCGCGGCCTCGGATTCAGCTCTGGCACGGAACGGCTGACACCACCCTCAACTACGACCCGAATTTTCCTGCCGAGATCGCGCAGTGGACGAACGTCCTGGGTCTGAGTCAGTCCGACAGCAAGACGAGCAGCTTCAAGGGCTCCTCGGATACCTGGAGTCGGGCCTCTTACTCGAATGCTGCGGGGACGCTCGTCCTGGAGACGAACTCCGCGCAAGGCGCCCCGCACGATCTCTCGGGGCGAGGCTTGTGGGCCGACGCCGTGCGCTTCTTCGGGCTGGATATGGACCCTCCGTCCACCGGAGAAGGCGCGGGCGGCGGTGATGGCACCGGCGGCAGCGACGCGTCGGGCGGAGGCAGCAGCGCCTCCGGCGCAGGTGGCGAAGGTGGCAGCGCAAACGGCGCCACTTCAGGCGCAGGTGGCAACGCGAGCGGCAGCACTGCCAGCAGCGGAGCGACTAGTAGCGGAGCGACCACCGGAGGCGCGGCGCAAGGCACCAGCGGAGCCACCACGGGCGGCTCGACGAGCAACGCGGGTGGAAGCACCTCTTCCGGAGACAGCGATCCGACCACGACAGGCGGCGACAGCGCGTCGGACGACGGTGGGTGCAGCTTCAACGTGGCCTCCAGGGGTCGGCTGCCCGGCGGCGCGCTCGTCGGATTGCTCGTGGCAGGGCTTGGCGCGCTGGCCCGTCGTCGTCGCCGATCTGCGGCGTAA
- the rph gene encoding rifamycin-inactivating phosphotransferase, translated as MRTFVLGLQEVDRTKASLVGGKGANLGELSRIEGIRVPPGFCVTTEAFQRIMGGAPSIDGLLDRLSSLAAEDRDGIRELSGELRGIIEGTAIPEDLQEALTRVLSRLGAGDAYAVRSSATAEDLPGASFAGQQDTYLNVIGTQAILQHVRRCWASLFTERAVIYRIQHGFDHRKVHMAVVVQKMVFPQAAGIVFTADPVTSNRKVSSIEAGFGLGEALVAGLASADRYKVRNGQIIEKAIARKTLATRALEEGGTEERAIEPERQDGQVLTDAQILRLERLGRQIEGHFGHPQDIEWCLVEEELHIVQSRPITTLYPIPEAGDRGNHVYISVGHQQMMTDAMKPLGLSLFQLTSGGRMLAAGGRLFVDPTKQLASPASRDALLDLLGRSHPPLRDALSTIIERGDFIEPLPDEPTGSRPGQGNQAPGRFDAQVDDDPAIVAELIERTQAALAELKRDIRTKTGTALFDFIQEDIQRRSVAMFGPQSMGVIMAGMNASSWINEKMMAWLGEKSVADTLSQSVSNNITSEMGLALLDVADVIRPYPDVVAHLQNVKHDGFLEELVGLDGGKEARDAIQAYLDKYGMRCAGEIDITRPRWSEEPATLVPLILSNIKNFEPRAGERRFERGRQEASQRARALLDRLRQLPDGEQKASEAQRMIDRLRSFIGYREYPKYGLVNRYFVYKQALLREAERLVQAGVIHDAEDIYYLTFDELREVVRTHRLDDQLVGKRRAEHALHKKLSPPLVITSDGEVVAAAHKRADLPAGAIVGLAVSSGVVEGRARVLLDMADAELDPGDILVTPFTDPSWTPLFVSIKGLVTEVGGLMTHGAVIAREYGLPAVVGVENATRLIRDGQRIRVHGTDGYVEILT; from the coding sequence ATGCGGACCTTTGTGCTTGGTCTCCAGGAGGTCGATCGAACGAAGGCCAGTTTGGTCGGGGGGAAGGGCGCGAACCTGGGGGAGCTCTCCAGGATCGAGGGGATCCGCGTGCCCCCTGGCTTTTGCGTCACGACCGAGGCCTTCCAGCGGATCATGGGAGGAGCGCCGTCGATCGACGGGTTGCTCGATCGGCTGTCGTCGCTCGCGGCGGAGGACCGGGACGGGATCCGGGAGCTCAGCGGCGAGCTGCGCGGGATCATCGAAGGGACGGCCATCCCCGAGGACCTGCAAGAGGCGCTCACCCGGGTTCTTTCGAGGCTCGGCGCGGGCGACGCCTACGCCGTACGGTCCAGCGCGACGGCGGAGGATCTGCCGGGGGCTTCCTTCGCGGGCCAGCAGGATACGTACCTGAACGTCATCGGGACGCAGGCGATCCTGCAGCACGTCCGCCGGTGCTGGGCATCGCTCTTCACCGAGCGGGCGGTGATTTACCGGATCCAGCACGGCTTCGATCACCGCAAGGTCCACATGGCGGTGGTGGTGCAGAAGATGGTCTTCCCGCAGGCGGCCGGGATCGTCTTCACGGCCGATCCCGTCACCTCGAACCGGAAGGTGTCGTCGATCGAGGCGGGCTTCGGCCTGGGGGAGGCCCTCGTCGCCGGCCTGGCGAGCGCCGATCGCTACAAGGTGCGGAACGGCCAGATCATCGAGAAGGCGATCGCCAGAAAGACGCTGGCCACGCGTGCCCTGGAGGAGGGCGGCACCGAAGAGCGGGCGATCGAGCCCGAGCGGCAGGACGGGCAGGTGCTGACGGACGCGCAGATCCTGCGGCTCGAGCGCCTGGGCCGGCAGATCGAAGGGCATTTCGGCCACCCGCAGGACATCGAGTGGTGCCTGGTCGAGGAGGAGCTCCACATCGTCCAGAGCCGGCCGATCACGACCCTGTACCCCATCCCCGAAGCCGGTGATCGAGGCAACCACGTCTACATCTCCGTCGGCCATCAACAGATGATGACCGACGCGATGAAGCCCCTGGGGCTGTCCTTGTTCCAGCTGACCTCGGGTGGCCGCATGCTCGCGGCGGGCGGCAGGTTGTTCGTCGATCCCACGAAGCAGCTGGCCTCACCGGCCAGCCGCGACGCCCTCCTGGATCTCCTTGGGCGCTCCCATCCGCCCCTCAGGGACGCCCTCTCGACGATCATCGAGCGGGGAGACTTCATCGAGCCCTTGCCCGACGAGCCGACGGGCTCGCGCCCCGGCCAGGGCAACCAGGCGCCGGGGCGCTTCGACGCGCAGGTCGATGACGACCCGGCGATCGTCGCGGAGCTGATCGAGCGCACCCAGGCCGCGCTGGCGGAGCTGAAGCGCGACATCCGGACCAAGACCGGAACGGCGTTGTTCGACTTCATCCAGGAGGACATCCAGCGACGGAGCGTGGCCATGTTCGGTCCGCAGAGCATGGGCGTGATCATGGCGGGCATGAACGCTTCATCGTGGATCAACGAGAAGATGATGGCGTGGCTCGGCGAGAAGAGCGTCGCGGATACGCTCTCCCAGTCCGTGTCGAACAACATCACGTCGGAGATGGGCCTGGCGCTCCTGGATGTCGCCGACGTGATCCGTCCTTATCCGGACGTTGTCGCTCATCTGCAGAACGTGAAGCACGATGGCTTCCTGGAGGAGCTGGTCGGGCTCGACGGCGGCAAGGAAGCCCGGGACGCCATCCAGGCTTACCTCGACAAATACGGTATGCGATGTGCGGGGGAAATCGACATCACGAGGCCCCGCTGGAGCGAGGAGCCAGCGACCCTGGTCCCCTTGATCCTGAGCAACATCAAGAACTTCGAGCCTCGCGCCGGCGAGCGGAGGTTCGAGCGGGGGCGCCAGGAGGCCTCGCAGCGAGCGCGAGCGCTGCTCGACCGGCTGAGGCAACTGCCGGACGGGGAGCAGAAGGCCAGCGAGGCCCAGCGGATGATCGACCGGCTCCGGAGCTTCATCGGCTATCGCGAGTATCCTAAGTACGGCCTCGTCAATCGCTACTTCGTTTACAAGCAGGCCTTGCTGCGAGAAGCCGAGCGGCTCGTGCAGGCCGGCGTGATCCACGACGCCGAAGACATCTACTACCTCACGTTCGACGAGCTCCGCGAGGTCGTGCGCACCCATCGGCTGGACGACCAGCTCGTCGGCAAACGGAGAGCGGAACACGCGCTCCACAAGAAGCTGTCGCCGCCGCTCGTCATCACGTCCGACGGGGAGGTCGTGGCAGCTGCGCACAAACGAGCCGATCTCCCCGCTGGAGCCATCGTCGGCCTGGCGGTCTCGTCGGGCGTCGTCGAGGGACGAGCCCGCGTCCTCCTGGACATGGCCGACGCGGAGCTGGATCCGGGGGACATCCTGGTCACCCCCTTCACCGACCCCAGCTGGACGCCCTTGTTCGTGTCCATCAAGGGCCTCGTGACCGAGGTGGGGGGCCTGATGACCCATGGCGCGGTGATCGCCCGGGAATACGGCTTGCCGGCCGTCGTCGGCGTGGAGAATGCAACCAGGTTGATCCGGGATGGACAACGCATCCGCGTGCATGGAACGGACGGGTATGTCGAGATCCTGACATGA